A single Triticum dicoccoides isolate Atlit2015 ecotype Zavitan chromosome 2A, WEW_v2.0, whole genome shotgun sequence DNA region contains:
- the LOC119352695 gene encoding protein AAR2 homolog isoform X1 — protein MGSSGAGAAARMDPEAATELARKGVTLLLLDVPQHTVLGLDTQVFSVGPRFRGIKMVPPGPHFLHYCSPSRHGNEFAPTVGFFLTTHPSQVVVRRWHAQEERLVALSEEEEIRYSEAVKRFEFDDQLGPYNLDSFGDWKQLSNYLSQSVIERLEPIGGEITIALETSWMDRAPQTEMERRLMEQLREYKFAKKAPTQPERRGCYYTTIPASVKHKNISADELTLLNLDRTSLLETVLAKNYQGQEDLLLGELQFSFIAFMMGQSLEAFMQWKALVSLLLSCSEAPLHTRTQMFVKFIRVIYYQFKHGFQRTHDSRSSDDKGNSLFLDEAWFSRDIFLYRLSKDFLTVIFEAQVVDGDLLSWARKLKTLLETTFGWDLENNAANLIDEDDEFAPVVVEMDG, from the exons ATGGGGAGCAGCGGAGCAGGCGCGGCGGCGCGGATGGACCCCGAGGCGGCCACGGAGCTGGCGCGGAAGGGGGTCACCCTCCTGCTCCTCGACGTGCCCCAGCACACCGTCCTCGGCCTCGACACGCAG GTGTTCTCGGTCGGCCCCAGGTTCAGAGGGATCAAGATGGTGCCCCCAGGCCCGCATTTCCTCCACTACTGCTCCCCCAGCAG GCACGGGAATGAGTTCGCGCCGACAGTCGGATTCTTTCTTACTACTCACCcatctcag GTGGTCGTTCGAAGATGGCATGCTCAAGAGGAGAGATTAGTGGCACTATCAGAAGAGGAG GAAATCAGATACTCTGAAGCAGTAAAACGTTTCGAGTTCGATGATCAGCTTGGACCATACAATTTGGACTCTTTTGGTGATTGGAAACAACTTTCAAACTACTTGTCACAAAGTGTAATCGAACGCCTTG AGCCAATTGGTGGAGAAATTACAATTGCGTTGGAGACATCATGGATGGATAGAGCTCCCCAAACAGAGATGGAGAGACGATTGATGGAACAACTTAGAGAATACAAATTTGCAAAGAAAGCCCCCACACAGCCTGAGCGTAGAGGATGCTACTACACAACTATCCCTGCTTCTGTTAAACACAAGAACATTTCTGCAGATGAGCTGACTTTGCTGAATTTGGACAGA ACGAGCTTGCTGGAGACTGTCCTGGCCAAAAATTATCAAGGCCAAGAAGATTTACTCTTGGGGGAGCTGCAGTTCTCTTTCATAGCGTTTATG ATGGGACAGTCGCTGGAGGCGTTTATGCAGTGGAAAGCATTGGTCAGTCTTCTTTTGAGCTGCAGTGAAGCT CCACTTCATACAAGAACACAAATGTTTGTAAAG TTTATAAGGGTTATTTACTATCAATTCAAGCATGGCTTTCAACGTACACATGATTCCAGAAGTAGTGACGACAAGGGCAACTCTTTGTTTCTGGATGAAGCATGGTTCTCAAGAGACATATTTCTTTACCGGCTTTCCAAG GATTTCTTGACGGTAATATTTGAAGCTCAAGTCGTGGATGGAGACCTTCTGTCATGG GCTAGGAAACTTAAGACGCTCCTGGAGACCACTTTTGGATGGGATCTCGAGAACAATGCGGCGAACCTTATCGATGAGGACGACGAG TTTGCTCCCGTGGTCGTGGAAATGGACGGCTAG
- the LOC119352695 gene encoding protein AAR2 homolog isoform X2, with the protein MGSSGAGAAARMDPEAATELARKGVTLLLLDVPQHTVLGLDTQVFSVGPRFRGIKMVPPGPHFLHYCSPSRHGNEFAPTVGFFLTTHPSQVVVRRWHAQEERLVALSEEEEIRYSEAVKRFEFDDQLGPYNLDSFGDWKQLSNYLSQSVIERLEPIGGEITIALETSWMDRAPQTEMERRLMEQLREYKFAKKAPTQPERRGCYYTTIPASVKHKNISADELTLLNLDRTSLLETVLAKNYQGQEDLLLGELQFSFIAFMMGQSLEAFMQWKALPLHTRTQMFVKFIRVIYYQFKHGFQRTHDSRSSDDKGNSLFLDEAWFSRDIFLYRLSKDFLTVIFEAQVVDGDLLSWARKLKTLLETTFGWDLENNAANLIDEDDEFAPVVVEMDG; encoded by the exons ATGGGGAGCAGCGGAGCAGGCGCGGCGGCGCGGATGGACCCCGAGGCGGCCACGGAGCTGGCGCGGAAGGGGGTCACCCTCCTGCTCCTCGACGTGCCCCAGCACACCGTCCTCGGCCTCGACACGCAG GTGTTCTCGGTCGGCCCCAGGTTCAGAGGGATCAAGATGGTGCCCCCAGGCCCGCATTTCCTCCACTACTGCTCCCCCAGCAG GCACGGGAATGAGTTCGCGCCGACAGTCGGATTCTTTCTTACTACTCACCcatctcag GTGGTCGTTCGAAGATGGCATGCTCAAGAGGAGAGATTAGTGGCACTATCAGAAGAGGAG GAAATCAGATACTCTGAAGCAGTAAAACGTTTCGAGTTCGATGATCAGCTTGGACCATACAATTTGGACTCTTTTGGTGATTGGAAACAACTTTCAAACTACTTGTCACAAAGTGTAATCGAACGCCTTG AGCCAATTGGTGGAGAAATTACAATTGCGTTGGAGACATCATGGATGGATAGAGCTCCCCAAACAGAGATGGAGAGACGATTGATGGAACAACTTAGAGAATACAAATTTGCAAAGAAAGCCCCCACACAGCCTGAGCGTAGAGGATGCTACTACACAACTATCCCTGCTTCTGTTAAACACAAGAACATTTCTGCAGATGAGCTGACTTTGCTGAATTTGGACAGA ACGAGCTTGCTGGAGACTGTCCTGGCCAAAAATTATCAAGGCCAAGAAGATTTACTCTTGGGGGAGCTGCAGTTCTCTTTCATAGCGTTTATG ATGGGACAGTCGCTGGAGGCGTTTATGCAGTGGAAAGCATTG CCACTTCATACAAGAACACAAATGTTTGTAAAG TTTATAAGGGTTATTTACTATCAATTCAAGCATGGCTTTCAACGTACACATGATTCCAGAAGTAGTGACGACAAGGGCAACTCTTTGTTTCTGGATGAAGCATGGTTCTCAAGAGACATATTTCTTTACCGGCTTTCCAAG GATTTCTTGACGGTAATATTTGAAGCTCAAGTCGTGGATGGAGACCTTCTGTCATGG GCTAGGAAACTTAAGACGCTCCTGGAGACCACTTTTGGATGGGATCTCGAGAACAATGCGGCGAACCTTATCGATGAGGACGACGAG TTTGCTCCCGTGGTCGTGGAAATGGACGGCTAG